The nucleotide sequence CCTCTTCGGCCAGGAGCGAGCACCGGCGGTAGCGCCGGTGGTGGCCTTCGAGCACCACCTGTGCTGCGACGGCACCGGTTACCCGCAGATCGCGGAGCGGCGCGCAGGGGCACGGCACGCTGTGCCCCTGCACCTCTACAGCCTCATGGTCGCCATCGCCGATGTGTTCGACGCGCTCACCACCGAGCGCCCCTACCGCCCCCCGCTGACGCCGGAGCGGGCGCTGGAGATGATGCAGGAGTCCGAGCGGGAGCAGTTCGAGCCGCGCCTGCTGGGGCGCTTCACGGAGATGCTGGGGAAGTATCCGGCGGGCACCCTGGTGCGCCTGAGCAGCGGGGCGCTGGCGATCGTAGCGCGCCCCAACCCCGCAGACGCAGCCCGCCCCCTGGTCCACGTCATCATCGAGGACGGCCTGCGCCGCAGCCTCATGCCCGGCGAGGTTGACCTGGGGCAGCGCGACCCCCGCTCCGGAGTGCCGCGGCTGGAGATCGTGGAGGTGCTCGACCCCGCGCTCGCGGGCGTCGAGGTCTCGGAACTGCTGGGCGCGCTGACCCCGTCCCCGGCGCCGGGATAGGTCGCCATCCGGCACGCGGCGCAGCCTCCCGCCGGCTCCGCAGCCTCCCCCGTCCCTACGCCCTGCTTATCAGGCGCCTTCCGTGGCCTCGCCCAGGCGCTGCAGGTCGCGCCGGTAACCGCGGTTCAGCAACTCGTCAATGCCCGGCGACGAGTCCTGGGGAGCGGCCCCGAAACAGTTATGGCACTTTATCTTCACCGAGCGCTCCAGATAGCGAGGAAGCTCGACTATCCGGGCGCCGCAGTTTGCGCATCGCACCTTGGTTGGACCTCCAGCTCTGTGTGGATTAGTATTCCACATAGGCATACCAGTATTTAGCATTTTCCCCCGTTAGGTAAACCTTTTCTTGCGTGCCCCAGGCCCCAGGCGAACCAGTTATCTTGTGGCTAGGTCGCAAGCGACCGCCACGGCGGCCAAGGGCCTAGCCGCTGCCCGCGCGCCGGAAAGGGGGGCGCGAGCAAGAGGTCGAATCAGACCTAACTTGGGGTCAAGGCTGGTACTGTGCTCGCGCTGCGGACCACCGATAGTGCGCCACGCGCCGGAACGCGGATGTGGACGATTCGGGCGAAGTTGGCGGTCATCATGGTGCTGGCGTTGGCGCCGCCGATGGCGGTGCTTTCGCTCGTCACCACCAGTCTTATGCGTCGCACCTTCGAGCGGCAGGCGGCGGCCACCCTCGACTACGTCACCACCCAGAATGCGCTCGCCATCAACCGCGACCTCTCCAACCTGAGGACGCTGATGGCGCAGCACACCGAGCGCCTGCAGCAAGCGGTCGCCGCCGCCGTCGCCCAGGGCGAGGTGGGGGAGCTTATCGCCCAGGGGCGCTACCCCGAGGCCGGCGCCCGCCTGAGGTCCGCCTTGGCCCCCTCTGGCGCGAGCATGATCACGGTCGTGGATCGCCGGGGCAGCACCGTCGCTCGCGCCACCGGCCCGGCGGCGTACGGTGACAGCGTGCTGTGGAATCGAGAGCGCGGGACCGGAGCCCAGGTCACCAACCTGCGCCCGCTGGTGGCGGCCGCGCTCGGCGGGATCCCCAAGCATGGCATGGCCGTCCTCGCCCCCTCCGCCCTGCGCGTGGAGAAGGTGACGCCCGGCGCCGCCGTTCCCGGCCTCACCGCCGCCGGCAGCCGTCTTAGCGACCAGGCGGCGATCCCGCTCGCGACCGGCGCCGGGCGCGAGCAGCGCGGCCTGGCGATGGTCGCGGTGGTGCCGGTGCCGGACCGGCGGGGGACGGTCCGCGGCGCCGCCATCGCCGCCCGCGTCCTCAATCGCGACCCCGAGCTCGCGCGCGCCTATCGCCGTGAAACCGGGCGCTGGATGGTGGTATGCCTGGGCGGGGTGGTGATCGCCGGGGATCTGCCCGCCGCGCGCGAGGAGGTCATCGGGCAGGCGCTGGCCGAGCCTTTCACCGCTCCCATCTTGCGCCAGGGCAAGCAGCGTTGGACCGCGGGGCTCGCATCCACCGGCGTCAACCTCGACGCCGCCGCGGGCGCGCTGCGCGACCTCAACGGCGCGGTAGTTGGTCTGCTGGTGGTCGCCTCGCCGGTGACCGAACTGCAACGCGTGGTGAACAGCATGGAGGCCGACGCCGCGCGCCTGGAGAGCCGCAGCCTGTTCATTCTGCTGCTGTGGCTGGGCGTCGCGGCGGTGGTCGCGCTGGTATCGGCGATGCTGGCGGCGCGCGGCTTCATCCGCCCCATTCGCCAGTTGCAGGACGGGGTGCGCAGGATCGGCGACGGGGACTTCTCTTACCGCCTGCGCGTGCGCAGCGGCGACGAGCTGGAGCAGCTCGCCGGCGACTTCAACCAGATGGCGGAGCAACTCGCGCGCGCGCGCGACCAGGAGCGCCTGGCCCTCATCGGGCGCATGGCGAGCGGCATCGCCCACGACATCCAGAACACCCTCACCGCCATCCGCGGCTCGGTGCCGCTGCTGGCCGAGCACGATTTGCCCCCCGAGCAGCGCGAGGAGTTCGCCGCCATGCTCGTCGAGTCGGTGCAGCGCATCGCCGACATGGCGCGCGACCTGCTCGAATTCGCCCGCGGCGAACAGGCCCAGCTGGAGCTGCGCGTGATGAGCGTGGATGACTACCTGGCGGGGCTGCGCCCTCAGCTCGAGCGCGACTTCCGCGAGTCCGGCGTCGGCATCAGCTTCCGCCTCGACTGCCCCCACCCCGTGCGCATTGACCCCGGGCGCATGAACCGCGTCATCTTCAACCTCGCCGCCAACGCCCGCGACGCCATGGGCGCCGGCGGCGTCTGCGCCGTCTCCAGTCGCTGTGAGCGAGGATACGCCGAGATCCGCTGCTCCGACACCGGCCCCGGCATCCCCGCGGAGATGGAGGGGAAGCTGTTCCGGCCGTTCGCCAGTCACGGCAAGAGCTACGGCACCGGGCTCGGCCTCGCCATCTGCAAGCAGATCGTAGAGGCCCACGGCGGCACCATCGAGGCCCATTCGGAGACGGGCAAGGGTGCGACCTTCATCATTCGCCTGCCCCTTGCCGGGCCGGCAACGGAAACGCCGGGGCGGTCATAGGCACCGACTCCGGCGTGGATTCGCCGTCCGCGCGAACCACGGACTTCGCACCCCGGGCCCCGCTCAGAACTCCCGCCTGACGCTGCCCATGATGCGGCGGCCGATGATGTCGCCTTGGCCGTACTCCTGGTGTTGGACGTTGGCCAGATTGAAGAACGAGACACCCCACTCGACATCCCCAAACCGTTTCCCCAGGTAGCCGTTGACCAGAACGTAGGGTCCTGCGCCGCCAGCGACCTGGTCGCGGTAGGCTGCCAGCAGGCTGCCGGTGAGGCCGCGCTCGGGGTCGGACAGGTTGAAACCCAGATTGGCCTTGTGGCGCGGCGTGAGATCGACGAGATCGTCGCGGACGGCCTGGTCGCCGGACAGGGACTGATAGGTGTAGTTGGCGAATGCCGACAGCGCAGGCGAGAGCGCATGCCGCACCTCCATCTCCACCCCCGCCGAACGCGCCTGACCCACGTTCTCAAATCTCGATTGCGGCGGGAAAACCAGGATGGGCGACGCCAAGATGACGTTGTCAAGCCGACTGTAGTAAAGACAAATGCTGCCGGTAGTCCTGGGCGACAAGCGCGTGCGGTACTCGAGGTCATAGGCAGTAATCCCCTCGCAGTTCAGATCTGTGTTGCCCCACATGCCCGTGGGCGGCAGCGATGGCAACTCGACGAACATTGCGAAGTACGATTCGACGAAGTTGGGGCTGCGAAACGCCGTGGCGGCCGAGAACCGCAGCGTGTGTTCCGGGGTGAAGGAATGCATCACCGTCGCCCGACCGGAGAGCCGCGCGCCAGCGAGCGGATGGTCGTCCCAGCGCGCGTTCAGCACCAGCCGGGTCCTCTCTGACGCCTGGTAATCATCCTGAAGGTAAGCGGCGGGAAGACGCTGATGGTGCGGGCCGTCGAACAGCAACCCGCCCGCTTGCCCAAGTTGCGTGGCGCGATAGCTGGCGCCCCACAGCGCGCGGTGACGGCCGATCACATCGGACTTGAGCGCTTCGAGATCGTAGAGATCGGTGTAGATGACGCACGGTGCGAAGCCAAACCGGGTAACCTGGAAACGCGCCCCGTTCCAGTAGGCGCGCATGCTCAGGTTGTCGCCCTGGTAAGACAAGGAGGCGAAGCCAGTTGACTCGTCCCAAAGCATTTGCCCCATCGAGTAGGGGCTGATGAGCGCAACAGCGCCGTCGTTCCTGCCCATGGACAGTCGCCAGCGGGCACCCCAATCCGCCGCCGCGCTGACCTTGGTCACCGTACCCGAATCGCGATCGGCGACCTCGCCCTGGCGCACGGCTTCCGAGCTGGCGGGCCACTGCCCCTCCTGCTCGTGCGCGATAATGACCTTATAGTGCGAGCGTTCGTTCGCGCTCTTCCAGCCATAGATCGCGTTGGCGCGCAACGCGCCGCGGGTTCCGTAGTCGGCAGTTGCGGTGGCGCCCTGTGCCTCCGCCGGCGAGCGGGTGATGATGTTAATCACGCCCACAGTCGCGTTGGCGCCCCATAGCGATGACAGGGGCCCGCGGATGATCTCGATGCGCTCGATGTCCTCCAGCACCACCGGCAGTCCATACCAGTTGACGTTGGCGTAGAAGTCGTTATAGACCGTGCGCCCGTCCACCAGCACCAAGACCTTGTTCGCGACCGGCTGATCGAAGCCGCGAATGCCGACCTCCCAGCTCCCGCCGGTGG is from Armatimonadota bacterium and encodes:
- a CDS encoding HAMP domain-containing sensor histidine kinase, with protein sequence MWTIRAKLAVIMVLALAPPMAVLSLVTTSLMRRTFERQAAATLDYVTTQNALAINRDLSNLRTLMAQHTERLQQAVAAAVAQGEVGELIAQGRYPEAGARLRSALAPSGASMITVVDRRGSTVARATGPAAYGDSVLWNRERGTGAQVTNLRPLVAAALGGIPKHGMAVLAPSALRVEKVTPGAAVPGLTAAGSRLSDQAAIPLATGAGREQRGLAMVAVVPVPDRRGTVRGAAIAARVLNRDPELARAYRRETGRWMVVCLGGVVIAGDLPAAREEVIGQALAEPFTAPILRQGKQRWTAGLASTGVNLDAAAGALRDLNGAVVGLLVVASPVTELQRVVNSMEADAARLESRSLFILLLWLGVAAVVALVSAMLAARGFIRPIRQLQDGVRRIGDGDFSYRLRVRSGDELEQLAGDFNQMAEQLARARDQERLALIGRMASGIAHDIQNTLTAIRGSVPLLAEHDLPPEQREEFAAMLVESVQRIADMARDLLEFARGEQAQLELRVMSVDDYLAGLRPQLERDFRESGVGISFRLDCPHPVRIDPGRMNRVIFNLAANARDAMGAGGVCAVSSRCERGYAEIRCSDTGPGIPAEMEGKLFRPFASHGKSYGTGLGLAICKQIVEAHGGTIEAHSETGKGATFIIRLPLAGPATETPGRS
- a CDS encoding TonB-dependent receptor, producing the protein MRALSHIAAACALVGALIALAAAPCRADSEAAAAVEPAAQEPPAAEVAQAPELLLFQDIPVVVTASRMEERVTDAPASVTVITREQILNSGAISIPDILRMAPGVEVMQTTGGSWEVGIRGFDQPVANKVLVLVDGRTVYNDFYANVNWYGLPVVLEDIERIEIIRGPLSSLWGANATVGVINIITRSPAEAQGATATADYGTRGALRANAIYGWKSANERSHYKVIIAHEQEGQWPASSEAVRQGEVADRDSGTVTKVSAAADWGARWRLSMGRNDGAVALISPYSMGQMLWDESTGFASLSYQGDNLSMRAYWNGARFQVTRFGFAPCVIYTDLYDLEALKSDVIGRHRALWGASYRATQLGQAGGLLFDGPHHQRLPAAYLQDDYQASERTRLVLNARWDDHPLAGARLSGRATVMHSFTPEHTLRFSAATAFRSPNFVESYFAMFVELPSLPPTGMWGNTDLNCEGITAYDLEYRTRLSPRTTGSICLYYSRLDNVILASPILVFPPQSRFENVGQARSAGVEMEVRHALSPALSAFANYTYQSLSGDQAVRDDLVDLTPRHKANLGFNLSDPERGLTGSLLAAYRDQVAGGAGPYVLVNGYLGKRFGDVEWGVSFFNLANVQHQEYGQGDIIGRRIMGSVRREF